Proteins encoded together in one uncultured Desulfosarcina sp. window:
- a CDS encoding DUF4114 domain-containing protein has protein sequence MKKLSAVLLIVGVFFFAGNAMALSLYDITGINGTEDYYDTGAEAAVLTDTDGTEDDAVAYLLLELAGYAGTNTFGICGYTIDGDGAITTGELLEVFSGSDSEYASIKLSFDVSGGTVTNTLTGYTATIGTTFGFYIKTQDGYTYYSQTSLNDDDYDHMLIFDTSDVASGLLGSDIVIAIEDLFNGGDGDYNDMVVGISDVSPAPVPEPATMLLLGTGLIGIAGISRKKLLRK, from the coding sequence ATGAAAAAGTTAAGTGCAGTTTTATTGATCGTGGGTGTTTTCTTTTTTGCCGGAAATGCAATGGCATTGTCCTTGTACGATATTACGGGGATAAATGGAACTGAGGATTATTACGATACCGGTGCCGAGGCAGCCGTTTTAACAGATACGGATGGGACTGAAGATGACGCAGTAGCGTACCTGTTGCTCGAACTAGCTGGTTACGCAGGAACGAATACATTCGGGATCTGTGGTTACACAATAGATGGGGACGGTGCTATCACAACCGGTGAACTTTTGGAGGTTTTTTCCGGTTCGGACAGTGAGTATGCAAGTATAAAACTATCATTCGATGTTTCCGGGGGAACGGTTACGAATACTCTTACTGGTTACACCGCAACTATCGGCACGACTTTCGGTTTCTATATTAAGACCCAGGATGGTTATACCTATTATTCGCAGACGTCGCTAAATGATGACGACTATGATCATATGTTGATATTTGATACGAGTGATGTTGCCAGTGGCTTGTTAGGATCAGATATCGTCATCGCCATTGAAGACCTCTTTAATGGCGGTGACGGCGACTATAATGACATGGTCGTCGGTATATCAGACGTTTCGCCAGCTCCGGTTCCGGAACCGGCCACCATGCTATTGCTCGGTACCGGCCTTATCGGCATCGCCGGAATAAGCCGCAAAAAATTGCTCAGAAAATAG
- the aat gene encoding leucyl/phenylalanyl-tRNA--protein transferase, with product MPVFALSERLSFPPPHLAIKEGLLAVGGDLSVERLVLAYRSGIFPWYSEGEPILWWSPDPRLVLYPDELRISRSLRKVIKRKLFHITFDQDFEAVITGCAEARRSYGEGTWITEEMKFAYIELHRQGYAHSVEAWQDGKLVGGLYGVAIGRAFFGESMFSRVSNASKVAFASLVETLQKNNFTIIDCQVRTDHLMRFGAREVSRKVFLEQLGKALIAHS from the coding sequence ATGCCCGTTTTTGCCCTTTCCGAAAGACTCTCTTTCCCCCCACCGCACCTGGCCATCAAGGAAGGCCTGCTGGCCGTCGGCGGTGATTTGAGTGTCGAGCGGCTTGTTTTGGCTTACCGCAGCGGCATCTTCCCCTGGTATTCCGAAGGCGAACCCATTTTGTGGTGGTCGCCGGATCCCCGTCTGGTGCTTTACCCCGATGAATTGAGAATTTCTCGATCCCTTCGTAAAGTCATCAAGAGAAAACTTTTTCACATCACCTTCGACCAGGATTTCGAAGCGGTAATAACAGGCTGCGCCGAAGCCAGACGCAGCTACGGTGAAGGGACCTGGATCACCGAAGAGATGAAATTCGCCTATATCGAACTGCATCGCCAGGGCTACGCCCATTCCGTAGAGGCCTGGCAGGACGGGAAATTGGTTGGCGGCCTGTATGGCGTTGCCATTGGCCGCGCTTTTTTCGGGGAATCCATGTTCAGCCGGGTCTCCAACGCCTCCAAGGTGGCATTTGCCAGCCTCGTCGAAACCCTCCAAAAAAATAATTTTACGATCATCGACTGCCAGGTGCGAACGGACCACCTCATGCGGTTTGGGGCGCGAGAGGTTTCGCGGAAGGTGTTTTTGGAGCAGTTGGGGAAAGCGTTAATAGCTCATAGCTGA
- a CDS encoding four helix bundle protein, producing the protein MVFAFEKLSVYQKAIEFGTTVIGAVERLSAPRNHFRLIEQLEAAATSVAMNIAEGKGRYSKKEFRHFLYIARGSLYETIALLQILLKLQWIDPKSYQNIYADAEEISKMLSGLISSIAEDKTPNPS; encoded by the coding sequence ATGGTTTTTGCTTTTGAAAAGTTAAGCGTATACCAGAAAGCTATTGAGTTTGGCACCACCGTTATCGGTGCTGTGGAACGACTGAGTGCCCCTCGAAATCATTTCCGGCTGATTGAACAACTGGAAGCCGCTGCAACGTCGGTGGCAATGAATATCGCGGAAGGGAAGGGGCGTTATTCGAAAAAGGAATTTCGACATTTTTTGTATATCGCCAGAGGGTCGCTATACGAAACCATTGCCTTGCTCCAGATCCTGTTAAAACTGCAATGGATTGATCCCAAAAGCTATCAAAACATTTATGCCGATGCCGAGGAGATATCGAAAATGCTATCCGGCCTTATCTCCTCAATAGCTGAAGATAAAACACCAAACCCGTCTTAA